A window of Variovorax sp. HW608 genomic DNA:
CGCGCAGGCCTTCGAGATGGGCGACCGCACCGCGCGGCCTCCCTATTCGTACGGCAACCTGCGCGTGAAGGTCAACGACATGGCGCCGATCGTGCGCGCCTCGTGGCTGCGCGGCGTCTCGGCCTTGCCGAGCTCGTTCGCACACGAGTCGTACATCGACGAACTGGCGACCGCGGCCGGCGTCGATCCGGTCGCGTTCCGGCTGCGCCATCTGCACGATCCGCGCGCGGCGGACCTGGTGCGCGAGACCGCGCAGAAGGCCGGCTGGCGCATGCGCACCGGGCCGCAGGAGGATGCCGATGGCGATCACCCTTCAAGGCGCGCTGACGCGCGCGTGGGGCCCGGCGGCGACATCCTCTTCGGCCAGGGCTTCGCCTATGCGCGCTACGTGCACAGCAAGTGGCCCGGCTTCGGCGCCGCGTGGTCGGCGTGGGTCGCCGATGTCGAGGTCAATCGCAAGACCGGCGAGGTGCATGTGCGCCGGGTGGTGGTCGGGCACGACGCGGGGCTGATGGTCAATCCGGCGGGTGTCGAGCACCAGATCCACGGCAACGTGATCCAGACCACCAGCCGCGCCTTGAAGGAGCGCGTGCGCTTCGCGGAACAGGCCGAGCCGGGCACGCAGCTGCAGCCCGGCGTCTCGCCCCCGGGCGTGGTTGCAAGCCGGGAGTGGGGCAACTACCCGATCATCAATTTCCGCGAAGTGCCGGTCATCGAGGTCGTGCACATGCAGCGGCCCGGCGAGCCGCCGCTGGGTGCGGGCGAATCGGCATCGGTGCCGGGCACGGCGGCGATCGCGAATGCGATCTTCGATGCGACGGGTGTGCGCTTTCGCGCGCCGCCGTTCACGCCGGAGGTGGTGCGGGCGGCGCTCCATCCGCTGCCGCCGCCCGCAGAAGCAGAACCGCACGAGGCTGAGCCGCGCGCGGTGCCCGCCGATGCGCCATGGCCGCGCCGACGCGGGCTCTGGGCCGGCGCCGGCGCGCTGCTCGTCGGCGCGATCGGCGCCGTCGCCGGCCTGCTCGGATGGCGCCCGGCGATCGCGCCGGTGTCGTTCAGCGCGCCGGCCTACAGCGACGCGACGATCGAGCGCGGCCGCATGCTCGCGGCGCTCGGCGACTGCGCGGTCTGCCACACCGCGCCGGGCGGTGCGCCCAACGCCGGCGGTCGCGCGATGGAAACGCCCTTCGGCACGATCTACACCACCAACCTCACGCCGGATGCAGAGACGGGCCTCGGCCGCTGGTCCTTCAGCGCCTTCCAGCGCGCGATGCGCGAAGGCATCTCGCGCGATGGCCATCACCTGTATCCCGCCTTTCCGTACACCGCCTTCGCCAGGACCAGCGACGACGACCTGCAGGCCCTCTACGCGTACCTCATGTCGCTGCCGGCGGTGCGGGCCGAAACACCGGCGGCCGAGCTGAAGTTCCCGTTCAGCGCCCGCCCGCTCATGGCGGGATGGAATGCGCTGTTCCACGATCCCTTGCCGATGCAGCCGGTGGCGGCGCAGAGCGCCGAGTGGAATCGCGGCGCCTACCTCGTCAACGGCCTCGGCCACTGCGGCGCCTGCCACACGCCGCGCAATGCGCTCGGCGCGGAGCAGGGCGGCGCGGCCTTCCTGTCGGGCGCGATGGTGGAAGGCTGGGAAGCGCCAGCGTTGAGCGCGCTCTCGACCTCGGCGGTGCCGTGGAATGCCGATGCGCTCTACAGCTATCTGCGCCATGGCCACGCCCGGCATCACGGCGTCGCGGGCGGCCCGATGGCGCAGGTGGTGCGCGAGCTCGCGGCCGTGCCCGATTCGGACATCCGCGCGATGGCGGCCTATCTCGCGTCCTTCAACCCCAGGCTGTCGGACGAGGCCGCGTCCGCGCAGGCGCAGCAGGCGGTTGCCCGCGCGGCTGCCGGGCAAGCTCAGCTGCTCGGCACCGGCCAGCGCATGTTCGAGGGCGCCTGCGCCGCCTGCCATCACGATGGCGACGGCCCCACGCTGCTGGGCGTGAACACGCCGCTCGCGCTCAACAGCAACTTGACGAGCGTACGGCCCGACAACCTGGTGCAAGCCATCCTCGAAGGCGTGCGCGAGCCGGCCGCACGCGACATCGGCTTCATGCCGGCCTTTCGCGAGGTGCTCGACGATGCGCAGATCGCCGAACTCGCCGGCTACATGCGCGCGCGCTTCGCGCCGCAGGAGCCGCCATGGCAAGACCTGCGCGGCAGCGTCGCTCGGGTGCGTGCGGCCAGCGGTGCCCACGCGGCGCCATGAAGCACCATGAGGCGCCACGAAATCGGCGCTCTCCCGTACGATCCGCAAACGCAAGAGGCCGAAGCACCGGCCCATCACTTCTGGAGACTCCCGCATGACCTCGCCGCTTTCGTCCGCCCAGTCCCTGCCTCGCGATGCCGCCCGCGCCACCCTCGTCGGCCGGCTCTGGATGCCCGGCATCGGCCCGGTGCTGGTGGCGGTGCGCGAGGGCGGCCTGCACGATCTGTCGCGTGTCGCGGCGACGATGAGCCAGCTGCTGGAGCAGGATGATCCGCTCGGCGCGGT
This region includes:
- a CDS encoding molybdopterin cofactor-binding domain-containing protein, translated to MTRRADLPRTRSEFLDADGVLVIMRETPPAPPQAKGQPALIAGNPAEGPEVLLAVWDDGSVTALNGHVDLGTGIQTALSQIVAEELDVPLAQVRMVLGDTARAPNQGATIASASIQIHAGPLRHAAAQARAWLVAQASERLGVQPSLLAVRDGRVHAGDDPAFSLGFGELVADARTVLELDTVSRLKDPADYRIVGSRIPRVDIPAKLAGELVFVHDMRVPGMLHGRVVRPPYAGADHGDFIGNTLESVDESSIAHIPGIRAVVVIRDFVGVVAQREEEAEQALRDLRVQWKPWPGLPSLDDLEGALRANPATQRLLVDEGDVDGALAQAAQPMPRTYVWPYQMHASIGPSCALAHWEPGDGGGIRLRVWAGSQNPHVLRADLAKLVGLEDVQIDVVRMEAAGCYGRNGADDVAADAALLSRAVGAPVRVQLTREQEHAWEPKGAAQLMQVRGGLDADGNVAGYDYETSYPSNGAPTLALLLTRTVEPVAQAFEMGDRTARPPYSYGNLRVKVNDMAPIVRASWLRGVSALPSSFAHESYIDELATAAGVDPVAFRLRHLHDPRAADLVRETAQKAGWRMRTGPQEDADGDHPSRRADARVGPGGDILFGQGFAYARYVHSKWPGFGAAWSAWVADVEVNRKTGEVHVRRVVVGHDAGLMVNPAGVEHQIHGNVIQTTSRALKERVRFAEQAEPGTQLQPGVSPPGVVASREWGNYPIINFREVPVIEVVHMQRPGEPPLGAGESASVPGTAAIANAIFDATGVRFRAPPFTPEVVRAALHPLPPPAEAEPHEAEPRAVPADAPWPRRRGLWAGAGALLVGAIGAVAGLLGWRPAIAPVSFSAPAYSDATIERGRMLAALGDCAVCHTAPGGAPNAGGRAMETPFGTIYTTNLTPDAETGLGRWSFSAFQRAMREGISRDGHHLYPAFPYTAFARTSDDDLQALYAYLMSLPAVRAETPAAELKFPFSARPLMAGWNALFHDPLPMQPVAAQSAEWNRGAYLVNGLGHCGACHTPRNALGAEQGGAAFLSGAMVEGWEAPALSALSTSAVPWNADALYSYLRHGHARHHGVAGGPMAQVVRELAAVPDSDIRAMAAYLASFNPRLSDEAASAQAQQAVARAAAGQAQLLGTGQRMFEGACAACHHDGDGPTLLGVNTPLALNSNLTSVRPDNLVQAILEGVREPAARDIGFMPAFREVLDDAQIAELAGYMRARFAPQEPPWQDLRGSVARVRAASGAHAAP